The Parus major isolate Abel chromosome 4, Parus_major1.1, whole genome shotgun sequence genome has a window encoding:
- the ATP10D gene encoding probable phospholipid-transporting ATPase VD isoform X2: MADPIRWARYRWQRLIATEGRECSSNNSSSKCYQSSKTTGKHRIVIPCLGHFKEEYEKVSKLYMNNKIRTTRYTLLNFLPRNLFEQFHRVANLYFLFLVVLNWVPLVEAFQKEITMLPLVGVLTIIAVKDGLEDYSRYKMDKQINNLVTKVYCRKEKKYIDECWKNVNVGDFVRLSRNEIIPADMVLLYSSDPDGICYIETAGLDGETNLKQRQVVRGYSEQVSELDPEEFSSRIECESPNNDLSRFRGFVEHSNMERVGLSKENLLLRGCTVRNTEAVVGIVVYAGHETKAMLNNSGPHYKRSKLERKVNTDILWCVLLLLLMCLTGAVGHGIWISRYSEIPFFNIPRPDGKSSPPALAGFYMFWTMIILLQNDIDFYHEKTDSTIQCRALNIAEDLGQIQYIFSDKTGTLTENKMVFRRCSIAGQEYCHEENAKRLESYQEIDSEDEDSAGCQCGSSTPTSECQRHNCRAVCEPLNRKSLNQFSGSYSAFKKQDEASDTRHSGDMAFSSPIETDIVPDTQLLEKFSQISFHSYQQSEEASSKLSLETMYITDFFFALAICNTVVVSGPNQPRQKMRLSSLSKMPIKSLEEIRQMFQRFSVWRLSSSALPSVKESSSESPNSSVRKLSIFRMKLASPTLDVAAQRVSEPHNTDSPVNSQVPGELVVNVAAGGEPTHAVSSIELSPIPKLCYEAESPDEAALVHAARAYKCVLQSRTPDQVTVDFAGLGSLTFQLLHIVPFDSLRKRMSVVVRHPVSNKVVVYTKGADSVMMDLLRTASEVHTNNSEIEENIKERTQQHLDGYARRGLRTLCIAKKVMSDAEYAEWLNHRFLAETSIDNREDLLLESAMRLETELTLLGATGIEDRLQEGVPDTIQALRKAGIKIWMLTGDKRETAVNIAYACKLLEPEDRIFTLKSQSRDACALVMSKILEGIQKNASVKNKPNEQLGNVSASPSTQARGFNAGLVIDGRTLEHVLHDSLQNIFLELTEKCRAVVCCQATPLQKSVLVKLVRSKLKAMTLAVGDGANDVSMIQVADTGVGISGQEGMQAVMASDFAISQFRHLRKLLLVHGHWCYTRLTNMVLYYFYKNVTYVNLLFWYQFFCGFSGTSMTDYWILILFNLLFTSVPPIIYGVLDKDVSAEILMELPQLYTMSQKSVAYLPSTFWITLLDAFYQSLICFFVPYFTYCGSDIDIISFGNPINTAALFIMLFHLLIECKSVTWIHTVVIVGSILFYFVFTLAVGATCKTHNPRSDFYWIMEKHMTDPVFYLVCLLTTCIALLPRYLIRVLQGTLFPSPVLRAKCLVRLSPEEQRKAIKRWKYECNVNDRVELQPTSAPYSSAAGAVSEEESTDSVLPASKTPFQTCSRDGLVKNTSFLPDIQDESGRTSVMNSEKTEFIKEN; encoded by the exons GAGAATGCAGCAGCAACAATTCAAGTAGCAAGTGCTATCAATCATCAAAAACTACGGGCAAACATAGGATAGTGATACCCTGTTTGGGACATTTTAAAGAAGAGTATGAAAAGGTATCAAAACTGTACATGAACAACAAAATACGGACTACTAGGTATACTTTACTGAATTTTTTACCACGGAATTTATTTGAACAATTTCACAG aGTTGCCAATTTGTATTTCCTATTTCTAGTTGTCCTAAATTGGGTTCCTTTGGTTGAAGCTTtccaaaaagaaattacaatgCTACCTCTGGTAGGGGTTCTGACAATTATTGCAGTGAAAGATGGTCTGGAAGATTACTCAAGGTACAAAATGGATAAACAGATAAACAACTTAGTAACCAAAGTATATTGCAG gaaagagaagaaatacatAGATGAGTGCTGGAAAAATGTCAATGTTGGGGACTTCGTCCGGCTTTCACGTAATGAAATCATTCCTGCTGACATGGTGCTGTTATATTCTAGTGACCCAGATGGGATCTGTTACATTGAAACTGCAGGCCTTGATGGAGAAACCAATCTAAAGCAGAGACAGGTGGTGAGAGGATATTCAGAGCAG GTCTCTGAACTTGATCCAGAAGAATTTTCCAGTAGAATAGAGTGTGAAAGTCCTAACAATGACCTCAGTCGTTTCCGAGGCTTTGT TGAGCATTCAAACATGGAGCGAGTGGGTCTCAGCAAGGAAAACTTACTGCTCCGAGGATGCACAGTAAGAAACACAGAAGCTGTGGTAGGCATAGTGGTATATGCAG GTCACGAAACCAAAGCTATGCTGAATAACAGCGGCCCTCATTACAAGCGCAGtaaattggaaagaaaagtgaaCACTGATATTCTTTGGTGTGTTCTGCTTCTACTTTTGATGTGTTTAACTGGTGCAGTGG GTCATGGAATTTGGATAAGTAGGTATTCCGAAATACCTTTTTTTAACATCCCCAGGCCAGATGGGAAATCGAGTCCTCCAGCATTAGCAGGCTTCTATATGTTCTGGACGATGATAATTTTATTACAG AATGACATCGATTTTTACCATGAGAAAACAGACTCAACTATTCAGTGTCGAGCACTAAATATTGCTGAAGACCTTGGCCAGATTCAGTATATTTTCTCTGACAAGACTGGAACCCTCACTGAAAATAAGATGGTTTTTCGGAGATGCAGCATTGCAGGACAAGAGTATTGCCATGAGGAAAATG cAAAGAGGTTGGAATCCTATCAAGAGATTGATTCAGAGGATGAGGATTCAGCTGGTTGTCAGTGTGGCTCTTCAACCCCTACATCAGAATGTCAGAGGCAcaactgcagagctgtgtgtgaacCTTTGAACAGAAAGTCTTTGAATCAGTTCTCTGGTAGTTACTCTGCATTCAAAAAGCAAGATGAAGCAAGTGATACTCGCCACTCAGGAGACATGGCTTTCAGCAGTCCCATT GAAACAGATATTGTACCAGACACACAGCTGTTGGAGAAGTTCAgtcaaatttcttttcattcctaTCAACAGTCAGAAGAAGCTAGTAGCAAGTTATCTTTGGAGACAATGTATATCACTGACTTCTTTTTTGCTCTGGCAATCTGTAATACTGTTGTAGTTTCAGGCCCCAATCAGCCACGTCAGAAG ATGAGACTCTCTTCGCTGAGCAAGATGCCTATTAAATCACTTGAGGAAATCAGGCAAATGTTCCAGAGGTTTTCAGTTTGGAGACTAAGTTCTTCCGCACTTCCAAGTGTAAAGGAGTCATCATCTGAAAGCCCCAATAGTTCTGTGAGAAAACTGTCTATTTTTAGAATGAAACTGGCTTCACCTACTTTGGATGTAGCTGCTCAAAGGGTTTCTGAACCTCACAATACTGACAGCCCAGTAAATTCTCAAGTGCCTGGAGAACTTGTAGTGAATGTAGCTGCTGGTGGTGAACCCACCCATGCTGTGTCATCTATTGAATTATCTCCCATACCAAAACTATGTTATGAAGCTGAGAGTCCAGACGAAGCTGCCTTGGTTCACGCTGCTAGGGCTTATAAATGTGTTTTACAGTCTAGAACTCCAGATCAAGTAACTGTGGACTTTGCAGGTCTGGGGTCTTTAACATTTCAGCTTTTGCATATCGTGCCTTTTGATTCACTGCGGAAAAGGATGTCAGTGGTGGTTCGGCATCCAGTCTCCAACAAAGTGGTGGTGTACACAAAAGGTGCAGACTCAGTCATGATGGATTTGTTGAGAACTGCATCTGAAG TACATACTAATAATTctgaaattgaagaaaatattaaagagagAACTCAGCAGCATTTGGATGGCTATGCCAGGAGAGGACTGCGCACTCTGTGTATTGCTAAGAag GTGATGAGTGATGCCGAATATGCAGAGTGGTTAAATCATCGTTTTTTAGCAGAAACCAGCATTGACAATAGGGAGGATCTGCTGCTTGAATCTGCCATGAGGCTTGAGACCGAACTAACTTTGCTTG GTGCCACTGGCATTGAAGATCGCCTGCAGGAGGGTGTTCCAGACACAATACAGGCATTACGGAaagctggaataaaaatatggatGTTGACAGGTGACAAGAGAGAGACAGCTGTCAACATTGCCTATGCTTGTAAACTGCTGGAACCAGAGGACAGAATCTTCACTCTTAAATCACAGAGTAGG GATGCCTGTGCCTTGGTAATGAGCAAAATTCTGGAAGGCATCCAGAAGAATGCTTCTGTCAAAAACAAACCCAATGAGCAACTTGGAAATGTCTCTGCAAGTCCTTCCACCCAAGCTCGAGGGTTCAATGCAGGCCTGGTTATTGATGGAAGGACTTTAGAGCATGTCCTTCATGACAGcctacagaatattttcttggaACTCACAGAAAAATGTCGGGCTGTAGTCTGTTGCCAAGCCACACCACTGCAGAAGAGTGTCCTGGTCAAACTGGTGCGAAGTAAGCTAAAGGCAATGACATTAGCTGTAG GTGATGGTGCCAATGATGTCAGTATGATCCAGGTGGCTGACACTGGTGTGGGAATATCTGGACAGGAAGGCATGCAG GCTGTGATGGCAAGTGACTTTGCAATATCTCAGTTTAGACAcctcaggaagctgctgcttgtcCATGGTCACTGGTGTTATACCAGACTTACCAACATGGTGCTTTACTACTTCTATAAGAATGTG ACCTACGTGAACCTCCTGTTTTGGTACCAGTTTTTCTGCGGGTTTTCAGGCACATCAATGACTGACTACTGGATCTTGATTCTTTTCAATCTCCTTTTTACATCAGTGCCACCCATCATTTATGGTGTCTTGGACAAAGATGTATCTGCAGAGATACTCATGGAACTCCCACAGCTTTACACAATGAGCCAGAAATCTGTG GCTTACTTGCCTTCAACATTCTGGATAACCTTGTTGGATGCTTTTTACCAAAGtctcatttgcttttttgtgcCTTACTTT ACTTACTGTGGTTCAGACATAGAcattatttcttttggaaacCCCATAAACACAGCAGCACTCTTCATAATGCTGTTTCACCTTCTCATCGAGTGCAAGTCTGTG ACATGGATACATACAGTAGTTATAGTTGGCAGCATCCTCTTTTACTTTGTGTTCACTCTGGCTGTTGGAGCAACCTGCAAAACCCACAACCCACGATCAGATTTTTACTGGATCATGGAAAAGCACATGACAGACCCAGTGTTTTACTTAGTTTGCCTCCTGACTACTTGCAttgctctgctgcccag ATATTTGATAAGAGTTCTCCAAGGAACATTGTTTCCATCTCCGGTGTTGAGAGCCAAGTGCCTTGTGAGACTGTCCCCCgaggagcagaggaaagcaaTTAAGAGATGGAAATATGAGTGCAATGTGAATGATAGAGTGGAGCTCCAACCTACTTCTGCTCCttacagctcagctgcaggtgCTGTATCAGAGGAAGAAAGCACTGACAGTGTTTTGCCAGCATCTAAAACACCTTTTCAGACCTGTTCAAGAGATGGGTTAGTAAAGAACACCTCCTTCTTACCAGACATTCAGGATGAGTCTGGGAGAACAAGTGTCATGAACTCTGAAAAGACTGAATTTATCAAAGAAAACTAA
- the ATP10D gene encoding probable phospholipid-transporting ATPase VD isoform X1 produces the protein MADPIRWARYRWQRLIATEGRECSSNNSSSKCYQSSKTTGKHRIVIPCLGHFKEEYEKVSKLYMNNKIRTTRYTLLNFLPRNLFEQFHRVANLYFLFLVVLNWVPLVEAFQKEITMLPLVGVLTIIAVKDGLEDYSRYKMDKQINNLVTKVYCRKEKKYIDECWKNVNVGDFVRLSRNEIIPADMVLLYSSDPDGICYIETAGLDGETNLKQRQVVRGYSEQVSELDPEEFSSRIECESPNNDLSRFRGFVEHSNMERVGLSKENLLLRGCTVRNTEAVVGIVVYAGHETKAMLNNSGPHYKRSKLERKVNTDILWCVLLLLLMCLTGAVGHGIWISRYSEIPFFNIPRPDGKSSPPALAGFYMFWTMIILLQVLIPVSLYVSIEIVKLGQIYLIQNDIDFYHEKTDSTIQCRALNIAEDLGQIQYIFSDKTGTLTENKMVFRRCSIAGQEYCHEENAKRLESYQEIDSEDEDSAGCQCGSSTPTSECQRHNCRAVCEPLNRKSLNQFSGSYSAFKKQDEASDTRHSGDMAFSSPIETDIVPDTQLLEKFSQISFHSYQQSEEASSKLSLETMYITDFFFALAICNTVVVSGPNQPRQKMRLSSLSKMPIKSLEEIRQMFQRFSVWRLSSSALPSVKESSSESPNSSVRKLSIFRMKLASPTLDVAAQRVSEPHNTDSPVNSQVPGELVVNVAAGGEPTHAVSSIELSPIPKLCYEAESPDEAALVHAARAYKCVLQSRTPDQVTVDFAGLGSLTFQLLHIVPFDSLRKRMSVVVRHPVSNKVVVYTKGADSVMMDLLRTASEVHTNNSEIEENIKERTQQHLDGYARRGLRTLCIAKKVMSDAEYAEWLNHRFLAETSIDNREDLLLESAMRLETELTLLGATGIEDRLQEGVPDTIQALRKAGIKIWMLTGDKRETAVNIAYACKLLEPEDRIFTLKSQSRDACALVMSKILEGIQKNASVKNKPNEQLGNVSASPSTQARGFNAGLVIDGRTLEHVLHDSLQNIFLELTEKCRAVVCCQATPLQKSVLVKLVRSKLKAMTLAVGDGANDVSMIQVADTGVGISGQEGMQAVMASDFAISQFRHLRKLLLVHGHWCYTRLTNMVLYYFYKNVTYVNLLFWYQFFCGFSGTSMTDYWILILFNLLFTSVPPIIYGVLDKDVSAEILMELPQLYTMSQKSVAYLPSTFWITLLDAFYQSLICFFVPYFTYCGSDIDIISFGNPINTAALFIMLFHLLIECKSVTWIHTVVIVGSILFYFVFTLAVGATCKTHNPRSDFYWIMEKHMTDPVFYLVCLLTTCIALLPRYLIRVLQGTLFPSPVLRAKCLVRLSPEEQRKAIKRWKYECNVNDRVELQPTSAPYSSAAGAVSEEESTDSVLPASKTPFQTCSRDGLVKNTSFLPDIQDESGRTSVMNSEKTEFIKEN, from the exons GAGAATGCAGCAGCAACAATTCAAGTAGCAAGTGCTATCAATCATCAAAAACTACGGGCAAACATAGGATAGTGATACCCTGTTTGGGACATTTTAAAGAAGAGTATGAAAAGGTATCAAAACTGTACATGAACAACAAAATACGGACTACTAGGTATACTTTACTGAATTTTTTACCACGGAATTTATTTGAACAATTTCACAG aGTTGCCAATTTGTATTTCCTATTTCTAGTTGTCCTAAATTGGGTTCCTTTGGTTGAAGCTTtccaaaaagaaattacaatgCTACCTCTGGTAGGGGTTCTGACAATTATTGCAGTGAAAGATGGTCTGGAAGATTACTCAAGGTACAAAATGGATAAACAGATAAACAACTTAGTAACCAAAGTATATTGCAG gaaagagaagaaatacatAGATGAGTGCTGGAAAAATGTCAATGTTGGGGACTTCGTCCGGCTTTCACGTAATGAAATCATTCCTGCTGACATGGTGCTGTTATATTCTAGTGACCCAGATGGGATCTGTTACATTGAAACTGCAGGCCTTGATGGAGAAACCAATCTAAAGCAGAGACAGGTGGTGAGAGGATATTCAGAGCAG GTCTCTGAACTTGATCCAGAAGAATTTTCCAGTAGAATAGAGTGTGAAAGTCCTAACAATGACCTCAGTCGTTTCCGAGGCTTTGT TGAGCATTCAAACATGGAGCGAGTGGGTCTCAGCAAGGAAAACTTACTGCTCCGAGGATGCACAGTAAGAAACACAGAAGCTGTGGTAGGCATAGTGGTATATGCAG GTCACGAAACCAAAGCTATGCTGAATAACAGCGGCCCTCATTACAAGCGCAGtaaattggaaagaaaagtgaaCACTGATATTCTTTGGTGTGTTCTGCTTCTACTTTTGATGTGTTTAACTGGTGCAGTGG GTCATGGAATTTGGATAAGTAGGTATTCCGAAATACCTTTTTTTAACATCCCCAGGCCAGATGGGAAATCGAGTCCTCCAGCATTAGCAGGCTTCTATATGTTCTGGACGATGATAATTTTATTACAG GTCTTGATCCCTGTTTCTCTCTATGTTTCAATTGAAATTGTCAAACTGGgacaaatttatttaatacagAATGACATCGATTTTTACCATGAGAAAACAGACTCAACTATTCAGTGTCGAGCACTAAATATTGCTGAAGACCTTGGCCAGATTCAGTATATTTTCTCTGACAAGACTGGAACCCTCACTGAAAATAAGATGGTTTTTCGGAGATGCAGCATTGCAGGACAAGAGTATTGCCATGAGGAAAATG cAAAGAGGTTGGAATCCTATCAAGAGATTGATTCAGAGGATGAGGATTCAGCTGGTTGTCAGTGTGGCTCTTCAACCCCTACATCAGAATGTCAGAGGCAcaactgcagagctgtgtgtgaacCTTTGAACAGAAAGTCTTTGAATCAGTTCTCTGGTAGTTACTCTGCATTCAAAAAGCAAGATGAAGCAAGTGATACTCGCCACTCAGGAGACATGGCTTTCAGCAGTCCCATT GAAACAGATATTGTACCAGACACACAGCTGTTGGAGAAGTTCAgtcaaatttcttttcattcctaTCAACAGTCAGAAGAAGCTAGTAGCAAGTTATCTTTGGAGACAATGTATATCACTGACTTCTTTTTTGCTCTGGCAATCTGTAATACTGTTGTAGTTTCAGGCCCCAATCAGCCACGTCAGAAG ATGAGACTCTCTTCGCTGAGCAAGATGCCTATTAAATCACTTGAGGAAATCAGGCAAATGTTCCAGAGGTTTTCAGTTTGGAGACTAAGTTCTTCCGCACTTCCAAGTGTAAAGGAGTCATCATCTGAAAGCCCCAATAGTTCTGTGAGAAAACTGTCTATTTTTAGAATGAAACTGGCTTCACCTACTTTGGATGTAGCTGCTCAAAGGGTTTCTGAACCTCACAATACTGACAGCCCAGTAAATTCTCAAGTGCCTGGAGAACTTGTAGTGAATGTAGCTGCTGGTGGTGAACCCACCCATGCTGTGTCATCTATTGAATTATCTCCCATACCAAAACTATGTTATGAAGCTGAGAGTCCAGACGAAGCTGCCTTGGTTCACGCTGCTAGGGCTTATAAATGTGTTTTACAGTCTAGAACTCCAGATCAAGTAACTGTGGACTTTGCAGGTCTGGGGTCTTTAACATTTCAGCTTTTGCATATCGTGCCTTTTGATTCACTGCGGAAAAGGATGTCAGTGGTGGTTCGGCATCCAGTCTCCAACAAAGTGGTGGTGTACACAAAAGGTGCAGACTCAGTCATGATGGATTTGTTGAGAACTGCATCTGAAG TACATACTAATAATTctgaaattgaagaaaatattaaagagagAACTCAGCAGCATTTGGATGGCTATGCCAGGAGAGGACTGCGCACTCTGTGTATTGCTAAGAag GTGATGAGTGATGCCGAATATGCAGAGTGGTTAAATCATCGTTTTTTAGCAGAAACCAGCATTGACAATAGGGAGGATCTGCTGCTTGAATCTGCCATGAGGCTTGAGACCGAACTAACTTTGCTTG GTGCCACTGGCATTGAAGATCGCCTGCAGGAGGGTGTTCCAGACACAATACAGGCATTACGGAaagctggaataaaaatatggatGTTGACAGGTGACAAGAGAGAGACAGCTGTCAACATTGCCTATGCTTGTAAACTGCTGGAACCAGAGGACAGAATCTTCACTCTTAAATCACAGAGTAGG GATGCCTGTGCCTTGGTAATGAGCAAAATTCTGGAAGGCATCCAGAAGAATGCTTCTGTCAAAAACAAACCCAATGAGCAACTTGGAAATGTCTCTGCAAGTCCTTCCACCCAAGCTCGAGGGTTCAATGCAGGCCTGGTTATTGATGGAAGGACTTTAGAGCATGTCCTTCATGACAGcctacagaatattttcttggaACTCACAGAAAAATGTCGGGCTGTAGTCTGTTGCCAAGCCACACCACTGCAGAAGAGTGTCCTGGTCAAACTGGTGCGAAGTAAGCTAAAGGCAATGACATTAGCTGTAG GTGATGGTGCCAATGATGTCAGTATGATCCAGGTGGCTGACACTGGTGTGGGAATATCTGGACAGGAAGGCATGCAG GCTGTGATGGCAAGTGACTTTGCAATATCTCAGTTTAGACAcctcaggaagctgctgcttgtcCATGGTCACTGGTGTTATACCAGACTTACCAACATGGTGCTTTACTACTTCTATAAGAATGTG ACCTACGTGAACCTCCTGTTTTGGTACCAGTTTTTCTGCGGGTTTTCAGGCACATCAATGACTGACTACTGGATCTTGATTCTTTTCAATCTCCTTTTTACATCAGTGCCACCCATCATTTATGGTGTCTTGGACAAAGATGTATCTGCAGAGATACTCATGGAACTCCCACAGCTTTACACAATGAGCCAGAAATCTGTG GCTTACTTGCCTTCAACATTCTGGATAACCTTGTTGGATGCTTTTTACCAAAGtctcatttgcttttttgtgcCTTACTTT ACTTACTGTGGTTCAGACATAGAcattatttcttttggaaacCCCATAAACACAGCAGCACTCTTCATAATGCTGTTTCACCTTCTCATCGAGTGCAAGTCTGTG ACATGGATACATACAGTAGTTATAGTTGGCAGCATCCTCTTTTACTTTGTGTTCACTCTGGCTGTTGGAGCAACCTGCAAAACCCACAACCCACGATCAGATTTTTACTGGATCATGGAAAAGCACATGACAGACCCAGTGTTTTACTTAGTTTGCCTCCTGACTACTTGCAttgctctgctgcccag ATATTTGATAAGAGTTCTCCAAGGAACATTGTTTCCATCTCCGGTGTTGAGAGCCAAGTGCCTTGTGAGACTGTCCCCCgaggagcagaggaaagcaaTTAAGAGATGGAAATATGAGTGCAATGTGAATGATAGAGTGGAGCTCCAACCTACTTCTGCTCCttacagctcagctgcaggtgCTGTATCAGAGGAAGAAAGCACTGACAGTGTTTTGCCAGCATCTAAAACACCTTTTCAGACCTGTTCAAGAGATGGGTTAGTAAAGAACACCTCCTTCTTACCAGACATTCAGGATGAGTCTGGGAGAACAAGTGTCATGAACTCTGAAAAGACTGAATTTATCAAAGAAAACTAA